The following is a genomic window from Candidatus Binatia bacterium.
CGATGCGGGTCTTCATAGTGGTTACATAGTAAGCACACTCCGAAATCCGACGCAATCTTTGTCACACCCAACGGTTGCGCTTGAGCCGCAGGCGGCGTGGGGCACTTGGTGTTGAGCCGGCTGGTTGTGAGTCGGCTCGAAGCGCTAAGAGTTAGGCATACAGCAGCCGACCCTTCGGCTCCGGGATGGGGCGCCCCAGTTCACGCGCCGTCTCGATCCACTCGCCGATGATCACCTCCACGTTCGCCACGGCCTGCTTGTAGGTCCCGCCGTCGGCGGCACAGCCCGGCAGCTCGGGAACCTCGGCAACGTACGCGTTGTCTTCGTCACTCCAGTAAATGATGACTTCGTACTTCCACTTACTTCGCATCATCGCCTCCGGCCAGATGATACTTCACCATGACCCCGCGGACTTGTTTGACCTGATACGGCTTCGCCTGACGTCCCCTGGGTTGCAGGTTCAGAATC
Proteins encoded in this region:
- a CDS encoding type II toxin-antitoxin system HicA family toxin, with protein sequence MRHLLRHLGFAERIRDDHYIFTKDGIAEILNLQPRGRQAKPYQVKQVRGVMVKYHLAGGDDAK
- a CDS encoding type II toxin-antitoxin system HicB family antitoxin, whose translation is MRSKWKYEVIIYWSDEDNAYVAEVPELPGCAADGGTYKQAVANVEVIIGEWIETARELGRPIPEPKGRLLYA